From one Idiomarina sp. X4 genomic stretch:
- the murE gene encoding UDP-N-acetylmuramoyl-L-alanyl-D-glutamate--2,6-diaminopimelate ligase encodes MKALSELLTMLPASLNIPEVTVSGVKLDSRQVANGDLFIAVPGYETDGRAYIDAAIDQGAVAVVAESPGLAVEQRRGAVVVGFSGVREHLSEIAGNFFDHPSKGMTVVGVTGTNGKTSVTHIIAQLAQRVGRESAVIGTTGSGLIGRLLPERHTTPDAVTIQQRLATLKAEGAELVAMEVSSHALVQRRVDALKFAAAAITNISRDHLDYHGTMDNYIAAKQRLFTDFGVQHRIVNADDAVLTRWHKDNGAELWVTLNPSSLAPSLTASGLQFHEQGSTFNISWQGLSYNVETPLLGRFNVYNVLTAVATLLSLGYELSELAGACKQLMPVPGRMEAFHNQHSPLVVVDYAHTPDALDQVLKALRLHCKGQLWCVFGCGGDRDRGKRPQMGKVAADSADVVVVTDDNPRTEPSEQIIDDILAGIAEKDKVKVWPGRREAVLKAMQEAKPDDVVLLAGKGHEDYQVIGTQRIDYNERAVVSEWLQGDCA; translated from the coding sequence ATGAAAGCATTGTCTGAACTTCTAACAATGTTGCCGGCATCACTGAACATTCCGGAGGTCACTGTTTCGGGTGTTAAACTGGATAGCCGTCAAGTCGCCAATGGCGACTTGTTCATTGCGGTTCCTGGTTATGAGACTGACGGACGCGCCTATATTGATGCAGCAATTGACCAAGGTGCAGTTGCCGTTGTTGCTGAGTCTCCGGGCTTGGCCGTAGAGCAGCGTCGTGGCGCTGTTGTTGTCGGATTTAGTGGGGTTCGTGAGCACTTATCGGAAATTGCCGGCAACTTTTTTGACCACCCTTCAAAAGGTATGACCGTTGTCGGCGTTACCGGTACTAACGGTAAAACTTCAGTGACTCATATTATTGCGCAGCTGGCTCAGCGAGTTGGAAGAGAATCTGCCGTTATCGGAACAACCGGCAGTGGCTTGATTGGTCGACTGCTACCAGAACGGCACACGACGCCAGACGCCGTTACCATTCAGCAGCGACTAGCAACGTTAAAAGCGGAAGGCGCCGAGTTAGTGGCTATGGAGGTGTCTTCGCACGCGTTAGTGCAGCGTCGGGTCGACGCTCTGAAATTTGCTGCTGCGGCCATTACGAATATCAGCCGTGACCATTTGGATTATCACGGCACTATGGACAATTATATTGCCGCGAAGCAGCGTTTATTTACCGATTTTGGTGTTCAGCACCGAATCGTCAATGCCGATGATGCTGTGTTGACCCGTTGGCATAAAGACAACGGTGCAGAGCTTTGGGTGACATTAAACCCGTCATCGTTAGCGCCATCGTTAACAGCATCTGGGCTGCAATTCCATGAACAAGGTTCGACTTTCAACATCAGTTGGCAAGGCCTGTCGTATAACGTTGAAACCCCGCTATTAGGTCGTTTCAATGTCTATAACGTGTTAACGGCTGTGGCAACCTTGCTTTCGCTTGGGTATGAGCTGAGTGAATTAGCTGGCGCCTGCAAACAGTTAATGCCGGTGCCGGGACGGATGGAAGCTTTCCATAATCAGCATTCGCCACTTGTCGTTGTGGATTACGCGCATACCCCAGATGCGCTCGATCAAGTGCTAAAAGCGCTGCGCTTGCATTGTAAAGGGCAGCTTTGGTGTGTGTTTGGTTGCGGTGGTGACAGAGATCGAGGCAAACGCCCTCAGATGGGGAAAGTGGCTGCTGACTCGGCCGATGTTGTTGTTGTCACGGATGATAATCCACGCACAGAGCCCAGCGAACAAATTATTGATGACATCCTTGCCGGTATTGCTGAAAAAGACAAAGTTAAGGTATGGCCTGGCCGTCGTGAAGCGGTGCTTAAAGCCATGCAAGAGGCGAAGCCGGATGATGTTGTCCTCCTTGCCGGAAAAGGGCATGAAGATTATCAAGTTATTGGTACACAACGTATTGATTACAACGAACGAGCGGTTGTCAGCGAGTGGCTGCAAGGAGACTGCGCATGA
- a CDS encoding putative bifunctional diguanylate cyclase/phosphodiesterase: protein MKRFWLFIILSFALSSAGVIWFAENQHAQTVEARKRTATERLGKLRAALEGQVNSSLVTVRALRAEIKLSPNISSDRFAALMQELMTTDLPIRHVALAPNLIIQYVHPLEGNKDALGFNYRDSEIQFAGVQKAIENGDVVIDGPVQLVQGGLALIARAPVIIDNNLWGVIAVVIQIDELMENSGVNASNGIYTSALAKVSESGKRDFEFGDESVWNKDHVTSNVVLTSGRWLLATAPMSGSWVSRGPLYWSIVSIGLLLALIMNAFMYYLLHTQVRLRAALKTIDEQANFDSLTQLHNRRSFIKQLNRLTSKDSKYNSFAVLFIDLDHFKEVNDSLGHDFGDELLKVAGSRLKQQLRTEDFIARLGGDEFVVVINRLKSKEVINQLALKLNSALTKPFLLQHSQTQTSCSIGIALYPDDGLNTEQLLKNADLAMYAAKAAGRRTHYFFNDELRQRTEHQNSIHNRMRLGLKNNEFRLVYQPIVNLTSGKIEKCEALLRWTDDNGDTISPAEFIPVAESTGLIHELGQFVLEQACADWSLLHKGNMRIGLSINRSERELNDLNAAKQWLECIRQHQLPTEKVTFEITESLLMSNKQRQIQILHYLRSHGVKIATDDFGTGYSSINYLQRYPVDYLKIDRSFLNNAPENRIQVALTEALLRVARALDIDVIAEGVENKAQWEFLQRQQCDFAQGFYISHGLSLDELITFLKKWQF from the coding sequence ATGAAGCGGTTTTGGCTTTTTATAATTTTGAGCTTTGCGCTATCTAGTGCCGGCGTCATTTGGTTTGCAGAAAACCAACATGCCCAAACGGTTGAAGCGCGTAAGCGCACGGCAACAGAGCGATTGGGTAAGTTGAGAGCCGCACTAGAGGGACAAGTCAATTCCTCTTTGGTGACTGTGCGCGCCTTACGTGCCGAAATTAAACTTTCTCCGAATATTTCCAGCGACCGCTTTGCCGCATTAATGCAGGAGCTCATGACAACAGACCTACCAATCCGCCACGTCGCTCTTGCCCCAAACCTCATCATTCAATATGTGCACCCTCTTGAAGGCAACAAAGATGCATTAGGATTTAATTACCGGGATTCAGAGATCCAATTTGCCGGAGTGCAAAAAGCCATTGAAAATGGTGACGTTGTGATTGATGGTCCGGTTCAGTTGGTTCAGGGAGGATTAGCGCTCATCGCGCGTGCTCCGGTGATCATTGATAACAACTTGTGGGGGGTTATCGCTGTTGTCATTCAAATTGACGAACTGATGGAAAACAGCGGCGTTAACGCCAGTAATGGTATTTATACAAGCGCTTTAGCTAAGGTATCAGAGTCAGGCAAACGGGATTTTGAATTTGGTGACGAGTCGGTCTGGAATAAAGATCATGTGACCAGTAATGTCGTTCTGACCTCTGGTCGCTGGTTACTCGCAACAGCCCCGATGAGCGGAAGCTGGGTCTCCCGAGGACCGCTTTACTGGAGTATTGTTAGCATAGGACTGCTATTAGCGTTAATCATGAACGCTTTTATGTACTACTTGCTTCATACACAGGTAAGGCTCCGAGCCGCTCTCAAAACGATAGATGAGCAAGCCAACTTTGATTCGCTAACTCAATTACACAACCGCCGCTCTTTCATTAAACAATTAAACCGTTTAACGAGTAAAGACTCAAAATACAACAGCTTTGCCGTACTGTTTATCGACCTCGATCATTTTAAAGAAGTGAATGACAGCTTAGGACATGACTTTGGAGACGAGTTACTAAAAGTTGCTGGTTCGCGTTTAAAGCAGCAACTTAGGACGGAAGACTTTATCGCTCGGTTGGGTGGTGATGAGTTCGTCGTGGTGATTAATCGCCTTAAATCAAAAGAGGTCATTAACCAATTAGCCCTCAAACTTAATAGTGCGTTAACCAAACCGTTCCTGTTACAACACAGCCAAACACAAACGTCTTGTAGTATTGGCATTGCCTTGTATCCCGATGATGGCCTTAATACTGAGCAATTACTTAAGAACGCTGACCTCGCAATGTACGCAGCAAAAGCAGCCGGTCGTCGTACCCATTACTTCTTTAATGACGAATTACGCCAACGCACCGAGCATCAAAATTCCATACATAACCGCATGCGCCTTGGGTTAAAAAATAACGAGTTTCGTTTGGTCTACCAACCTATTGTTAATTTGACCTCTGGAAAAATAGAAAAATGCGAAGCGCTCTTACGCTGGACAGATGATAACGGCGATACAATATCTCCTGCTGAATTCATTCCCGTCGCTGAGAGTACGGGGTTAATACACGAGCTTGGTCAATTTGTTCTGGAGCAGGCATGTGCCGATTGGAGTTTATTGCATAAGGGCAACATGCGTATCGGGTTATCTATTAACCGATCCGAACGCGAACTGAACGACTTAAACGCAGCAAAACAATGGCTTGAATGTATTCGCCAGCACCAGTTACCAACGGAAAAAGTAACGTTTGAAATTACTGAGTCACTGCTTATGAGCAACAAGCAGCGGCAAATCCAAATTCTTCACTACTTACGCTCCCACGGCGTGAAAATAGCCACCGACGACTTCGGTACAGGTTATTCAAGCATTAATTACTTACAACGTTATCCGGTTGACTATCTTAAAATTGACCGCAGCTTTTTGAATAACGCACCAGAGAATCGGATTCAAGTGGCGTTAACTGAAGCGCTATTGCGTGTCGCCCGAGCTCTGGATATTGATGTGATTGCGGAAGGGGTGGAAAACAAAGCGCAATGGGAGTTCTTGCAACGCCAGCAATGCGATTTTGCACAAGGCTTTTACATCAGCCATGGCTTGAGCCTTGATGAACTTATTACTTTCCTGAAAAAGTGGCAATTCTAG
- the rsmI gene encoding 16S rRNA (cytidine(1402)-2'-O)-methyltransferase — translation MSDTGTLYIVPTPIGNLSDITERALSVFREVDAIAAEDTRHTRKLLEHYGIQVPVFAFHDHNEKAKAEQLVERVKGGDSIALVSDAGTPLISDPGYALVNLCRQQNVKVTSLPGACALTVALSGAGLPTDSFQFEGFLPSKPTQRRATLESLATVVRTLVFYESPHRILHTLEDMREIFQEDRQVVLARELTKQFETYLTGSASELVKRLTDDPNQQRGEMVLLVEPFEAPTDTSGPGEDAKRTLQILLEELPLKKAAALCAKLHGERKNELYQWALSQKNND, via the coding sequence ATGTCGGATACGGGCACACTCTATATTGTACCCACACCAATTGGAAACCTCTCTGATATTACTGAACGGGCACTGTCGGTGTTCAGGGAAGTTGATGCAATTGCCGCGGAAGACACACGTCATACTCGTAAATTACTTGAGCACTATGGAATACAAGTTCCCGTGTTTGCATTTCACGATCATAACGAAAAAGCGAAAGCTGAACAGCTTGTTGAGCGTGTGAAGGGAGGCGATTCTATCGCGTTGGTCTCCGATGCGGGTACGCCGTTAATCAGTGATCCGGGCTATGCGCTGGTGAACTTGTGTCGACAGCAGAATGTAAAAGTCACGTCGTTACCGGGAGCGTGTGCATTGACGGTTGCGTTATCTGGTGCGGGCCTTCCAACGGATAGTTTTCAGTTCGAAGGTTTTTTACCATCGAAGCCAACGCAGCGTCGTGCGACACTGGAAAGTTTAGCGACTGTGGTGCGGACATTGGTGTTTTATGAGAGTCCACACCGTATTCTCCATACCCTTGAGGATATGCGAGAAATTTTTCAGGAAGACCGGCAAGTGGTGTTAGCGCGAGAGCTAACCAAACAGTTTGAAACGTATTTAACGGGCTCGGCGAGTGAGCTCGTCAAGCGCCTAACTGACGACCCAAACCAACAGCGTGGTGAAATGGTCCTGTTAGTGGAACCTTTTGAAGCGCCAACGGACACCTCTGGTCCTGGAGAGGATGCGAAACGAACGTTGCAAATATTGCTTGAAGAGCTGCCGTTGAAAAAAGCCGCTGCATTATGTGCGAAGCTTCACGGTGAGCGTAAAAACGAGTTGTATCAGTGGGCACTCAGCCAGAAAAACAACGATTGA
- a CDS encoding UDP-N-acetylmuramoyl-tripeptide--D-alanyl-D-alanine ligase, which produces MISVTLAWIAEKVDGRLVGEDKTINKVSTDTRDDLTGALFIALKGPNFDAHRFTEQARQGGAQALLVEKPQQTELSQIVVEDTRYALGLLGAAVKAEVAPKTVAITGSNGKTTVKEMLSSILSLKASTLATAGNFNNDIGVPLTLLRLEEHHQYAVIELGANHPGEIGYTTNLTKPDVAILNNVSAAHVEGFGSVHGVARAKTEIFRGLGCQGVAITPLESEYSSSWESVCDNYRWQTFGLLEEADVYATDITLNEEGQPTFKLHVNGEAETVTLQLSGHHNVLNALSAAAAAYQLGISVEDIVRGLNQVTPAKGRLTTLKVSEHLRIIDDTYNASVASTKAALDLLGSYSGYRIFVLGDMGELGADARAYHEEIGEHAIGTGIDNLYSLGVLSQSASEVFNGHGGKHFSQLDALVQAILHRLTEQQGTQPVTVLVKGSRSAHMERVVAALQSAVASHSSIGDKHAC; this is translated from the coding sequence ATGATTTCTGTAACCTTAGCCTGGATAGCGGAAAAAGTTGATGGACGTCTTGTCGGTGAAGACAAAACCATTAATAAGGTATCAACGGATACGCGTGACGACTTAACCGGGGCGCTATTTATTGCGTTAAAAGGGCCGAACTTCGATGCGCATCGATTTACCGAACAAGCCAGACAAGGTGGTGCTCAAGCCTTACTTGTCGAGAAGCCGCAGCAAACCGAATTAAGCCAAATTGTCGTTGAAGATACGCGTTATGCACTGGGGTTGCTCGGTGCGGCAGTGAAAGCAGAAGTCGCTCCGAAAACCGTTGCTATTACGGGCAGCAACGGGAAAACCACCGTTAAAGAAATGCTGTCGTCAATACTGTCTTTGAAAGCCAGCACCCTGGCGACCGCGGGCAACTTTAATAACGATATTGGTGTGCCACTGACCCTGTTGCGCCTGGAAGAGCATCACCAGTATGCGGTCATTGAATTGGGAGCGAATCATCCCGGAGAAATAGGCTATACCACCAATTTAACCAAACCGGACGTGGCAATATTAAACAATGTCAGTGCTGCGCATGTCGAAGGTTTTGGCAGTGTGCATGGCGTTGCTCGAGCCAAAACTGAGATTTTCCGTGGTCTGGGGTGCCAGGGAGTGGCGATTACCCCACTAGAGTCTGAATACAGCTCGAGCTGGGAGTCAGTATGCGATAACTACCGCTGGCAGACGTTTGGTTTATTAGAAGAAGCCGATGTATACGCAACGGATATTACATTGAATGAAGAGGGCCAGCCAACCTTCAAGTTACATGTTAACGGCGAGGCTGAGACCGTCACCTTACAGCTAAGCGGCCATCATAATGTGCTCAATGCGCTGTCAGCCGCAGCGGCAGCTTATCAGTTGGGTATTTCGGTAGAAGATATTGTTCGCGGCTTAAATCAGGTGACGCCAGCGAAAGGACGCCTAACTACTCTTAAGGTAAGTGAGCACTTACGTATCATTGACGATACGTACAATGCGAGTGTCGCCTCAACCAAAGCGGCGCTCGACTTACTCGGTAGCTACAGCGGCTATCGAATTTTTGTTTTGGGCGATATGGGCGAACTCGGCGCTGATGCTCGAGCTTATCATGAAGAAATAGGCGAGCATGCTATAGGTACCGGCATTGATAATTTATACAGCCTGGGAGTGCTTAGTCAGAGTGCTAGCGAGGTATTCAATGGTCATGGTGGTAAGCACTTCAGTCAATTAGATGCGTTAGTTCAGGCGATTTTACACAGACTTACAGAACAACAAGGAACGCAGCCGGTCACAGTGCTGGTTAAAGGCTCACGTTCAGCGCATATGGAGCGCGTCGTCGCTGCGTTGCAAAGCGCGGTAGCGAGCCACAGCAGTATAGGGGATAAACACGCATGTTAG
- the rsmH gene encoding 16S rRNA (cytosine(1402)-N(4))-methyltransferase RsmH, with protein MITTSPQHVSVLLQESINALVTDTAGTYIDATFGRGGHTRALLEKLGSDAKVIALDQDPQAIEAAKPLQSDPRFDIVHTPFSNLQQVLEQRQLTGKVTGILFDLGVSSPQLDDAERGFSFMRDGPLDMRMDTTRGETAAEWLNRAEKDEISWVLKEYGEERFARKIASAIVMDREKEPFVRTKQLADMIARVSPVKEKHKHPATRTFQAIRIHVNKELEQIEQALEASLAALKQDGRLVVISFHSLEDRLVKRFIRKHSEGKQVPAGLPVTDAELNKDKSLEKVGKAIKPGKEEVSANPRARSSVLRIARRVYHD; from the coding sequence ATGATAACAACGTCACCGCAACACGTTTCGGTGCTATTGCAAGAGTCCATCAACGCTTTAGTGACTGATACAGCAGGCACCTATATTGACGCCACATTTGGACGTGGTGGTCACACGCGTGCGTTGTTAGAAAAGCTAGGCAGTGATGCTAAAGTTATTGCCCTAGACCAAGACCCACAAGCCATTGAAGCCGCTAAACCACTGCAAAGCGACCCACGTTTTGATATTGTTCACACCCCTTTCTCAAACCTGCAACAGGTACTGGAGCAGCGGCAATTAACCGGAAAAGTCACCGGTATTTTATTTGACCTTGGCGTGTCGTCCCCACAACTTGATGACGCCGAACGAGGTTTTAGCTTCATGCGCGACGGACCGCTCGATATGAGAATGGATACCACGCGCGGTGAAACCGCTGCCGAATGGCTTAACCGAGCCGAAAAAGATGAAATAAGCTGGGTTCTTAAAGAATACGGGGAAGAGCGTTTTGCCCGTAAAATTGCCAGCGCTATTGTGATGGACCGCGAAAAAGAGCCGTTTGTGCGCACTAAGCAGCTAGCGGACATGATCGCTCGTGTTAGCCCTGTCAAAGAGAAACATAAGCACCCGGCAACGCGGACATTTCAGGCCATTCGAATTCATGTGAATAAAGAGCTTGAACAAATAGAGCAAGCGCTGGAAGCGTCGCTAGCGGCATTGAAGCAAGACGGGCGCTTAGTAGTCATTAGCTTCCATAGCCTGGAAGATCGTCTGGTGAAACGCTTTATTCGCAAACACAGCGAAGGTAAGCAAGTGCCGGCAGGCTTACCGGTCACAGACGCAGAACTGAATAAAGACAAGTCCTTAGAAAAAGTCGGTAAGGCAATTAAACCCGGTAAAGAGGAAGTGTCGGCTAACCCTCGCGCCCGCAGCTCAGTGCTGCGCATAGCACGGAGGGTTTATCATGACTAA
- a CDS encoding peptidoglycan D,D-transpeptidase FtsI family protein: protein MVMAKRKKRTEPAGTRWRFYTAVIVLFGVFTVLVARAAYIQVISPDRFSLQGDMRSLRSDSLPVQRGSIVDRHGRELAVSVPVETVWADPKRIDEHNALADSRRWQALAETFRMNREALVDKVDDPSKRFVYLQRKVTPSEADYVKQLNIPGVYLKTESRRYYPTGEIAAHVVGLTNIDGEGQEGLELLYDEHLTGQPGKRVYRKDAQGRVVEEISQTEAQQPKQLTLSIDQRIQATAYTELKKAVRYNQATSGSAIVLDVDTGEILAMVNSPSFNPNNRADLQSYKMRNRAITDSYEPGSTVKPLVVLSALENGRHKAGDVIDTSPGWLRLGGRRVSDPRNRGELTLTEVLKHSSNVGVTKMALDLGVDPLLQTYADAGFGSDTGVALLGEGMGLLSDRRRWSEFELATLSYGYGLSVTTLQLAKAYSIIASGGIKRPLTIFRQESPLPGEQVFNPDNTRAVLHMMEEVVSDGTAKQAQVPGYRIAGKTGTTRKTKATGGYGDEYVALFAGIAPVSNPEVVVVVTINEPGTDDYYGGTAAAPVFSSIVAQTMRLLNVPPDNPNDTEIRAAGFGGQQ, encoded by the coding sequence ATGGTAATGGCGAAGCGTAAAAAGCGGACAGAGCCAGCTGGCACTCGCTGGCGCTTTTACACTGCCGTTATCGTATTATTTGGGGTGTTTACGGTTCTGGTCGCCCGCGCTGCTTATATTCAAGTTATCAGCCCTGATAGGTTTTCATTGCAAGGCGATATGCGTAGCTTGCGTTCTGACAGCTTACCGGTTCAGCGCGGCAGTATTGTTGATCGTCACGGTCGCGAACTTGCGGTCAGTGTTCCTGTAGAAACGGTCTGGGCCGATCCGAAACGAATTGATGAACACAATGCACTGGCAGATAGCCGCCGTTGGCAGGCTTTAGCTGAAACGTTCCGTATGAACCGTGAAGCGTTGGTTGATAAAGTGGATGACCCCAGCAAGCGTTTCGTGTATTTACAGCGAAAAGTGACGCCGTCAGAAGCTGACTACGTCAAGCAATTGAACATTCCTGGGGTTTATTTAAAAACAGAGTCCCGACGCTACTATCCAACCGGCGAAATTGCAGCACACGTAGTTGGGTTGACTAATATTGATGGTGAAGGCCAGGAAGGGCTTGAATTACTGTATGACGAACATTTAACCGGGCAACCGGGTAAACGAGTTTATCGCAAGGACGCGCAAGGGCGGGTTGTTGAGGAAATTAGCCAGACAGAGGCACAACAACCAAAACAATTGACCTTGAGTATTGATCAGCGGATCCAGGCGACAGCCTATACAGAGCTAAAAAAAGCCGTGCGCTACAACCAGGCAACGTCTGGCTCCGCTATTGTACTCGATGTTGATACTGGTGAAATCCTGGCAATGGTCAACAGCCCGTCCTTTAATCCTAACAATCGCGCCGATTTACAGTCTTATAAAATGAGGAATCGGGCGATTACTGACAGCTATGAGCCAGGCTCTACGGTCAAACCCTTAGTGGTACTGAGTGCTCTGGAAAATGGTCGTCACAAAGCGGGTGACGTTATCGACACCAGCCCGGGGTGGCTACGCCTGGGCGGCCGTCGAGTCAGTGACCCGCGCAACCGCGGAGAACTGACCCTGACAGAAGTGCTTAAGCACTCCTCGAACGTTGGGGTGACTAAAATGGCGCTCGATTTAGGCGTTGACCCACTACTACAAACCTATGCTGACGCTGGTTTCGGCAGCGACACAGGAGTGGCTTTATTGGGTGAAGGTATGGGGCTTTTGAGCGATCGCCGTCGTTGGTCCGAGTTTGAACTAGCCACACTTTCTTATGGTTATGGTTTGTCCGTTACAACCTTACAGCTGGCTAAAGCGTACAGTATTATCGCTTCAGGCGGTATCAAACGACCACTGACCATATTCCGACAGGAGTCGCCACTCCCGGGTGAACAAGTCTTTAATCCGGATAACACGCGTGCGGTCTTGCATATGATGGAAGAAGTGGTGAGTGACGGTACGGCAAAACAAGCCCAAGTTCCGGGCTATCGTATTGCCGGAAAAACCGGAACCACACGCAAAACCAAAGCAACCGGTGGTTATGGTGACGAATATGTGGCGTTATTTGCCGGCATTGCGCCGGTGAGTAATCCTGAAGTGGTGGTTGTGGTAACAATTAACGAGCCCGGAACTGATGACTATTACGGTGGTACGGCAGCGGCGCCCGTGTTTTCTAGTATCGTGGCGCAAACGATGCGTTTGCTCAATGTACCGCCTGACAACCCGAATGATACAGAAATTAGAGCCGCAGGCTTTGGAGGTCAGCAATGA
- the mraZ gene encoding division/cell wall cluster transcriptional repressor MraZ, with protein MFRGATTLSLDSKGRLAIPAKYRQSLSLDCEGKMVCTIDIKQPCLLLYPLPEWQIIEQKLTRLSSMNPAERRLQRLLLGHADDCEMDKNGRLLISAPLRQHAGLEKKLMLVGQLNKFELWDEDAWHDQVAQDMDVEREGDFTLNERLEDFSL; from the coding sequence ATGTTCCGAGGAGCAACAACACTCAGTCTTGACAGTAAGGGGCGCTTAGCAATCCCAGCTAAGTATCGTCAGTCCTTGTCTTTAGACTGTGAAGGGAAAATGGTATGCACGATTGATATTAAACAACCGTGCCTGTTGTTGTACCCGCTTCCCGAGTGGCAAATCATTGAGCAGAAACTCACCCGTTTATCGAGTATGAACCCCGCAGAGCGCCGCTTACAGCGGTTGTTACTCGGTCATGCAGACGACTGTGAAATGGATAAAAACGGTCGTTTACTGATATCAGCACCGTTAAGACAACATGCCGGGCTTGAGAAGAAGCTTATGTTGGTTGGTCAGCTGAACAAATTTGAACTGTGGGATGAAGACGCTTGGCATGACCAAGTGGCTCAGGATATGGACGTTGAGCGCGAGGGCGACTTCACCCTGAATGAAAGACTGGAAGACTTCTCTTTATAA
- the ftsL gene encoding cell division protein FtsL, protein MTKQRYPSLTKMVLQDLVQHKWVVLLGVVVVINALSIVYVAHLNRQLTAERDDLLSYRDTLDREWRHLVIEQNALTEHSRVERIAQEQLGMRDVTSDTEVMVSW, encoded by the coding sequence ATGACTAAACAACGCTATCCAAGCTTAACCAAAATGGTGTTGCAAGATTTAGTGCAGCACAAGTGGGTTGTTTTATTGGGCGTTGTGGTCGTTATCAATGCGCTTAGCATTGTCTATGTTGCTCACTTAAATCGTCAGCTGACTGCAGAGCGTGACGACCTGTTGTCTTATCGTGACACGCTGGATCGTGAGTGGCGACACTTGGTCATTGAGCAAAACGCTTTGACGGAACACAGCCGTGTGGAGCGCATAGCACAAGAACAACTTGGTATGCGCGATGTCACATCTGACACGGAGGTTATGGTCTCATGGTAA